The following proteins come from a genomic window of Proteiniphilum propionicum:
- a CDS encoding thiamine pyrophosphate-dependent enzyme — protein sequence MDINNIVSPENLVYAKPELMNNNHMHYCPGCSHGVVHKVIGEVISELGLQEKTIGIAPVGCGVFAYKYLDIDWQEAAHGRAPALATAVKRLLPDKMVFTYQGDGDLAAIGTAETIHAANRGENIAIIFINNGIYGMTGGQMAPTTLNNMVTSTSPEGRNVETMGGPLKILDMLALLDGVCLATRVSVHTAAAVKKTRRMVKLAFENSMAGKGTSIVEVVSTCNAGWKMTPEAANNWMVENMFPVYPIGDLKNI from the coding sequence ATGGATATAAATAATATTGTAAGTCCCGAAAATCTGGTTTATGCTAAACCGGAACTTATGAACAACAATCACATGCATTATTGCCCGGGATGTTCACACGGGGTGGTTCATAAAGTCATAGGTGAAGTTATAAGTGAACTGGGGCTACAGGAAAAAACTATCGGAATTGCACCGGTAGGATGTGGCGTTTTTGCATATAAATACCTTGATATCGACTGGCAGGAGGCTGCTCACGGACGAGCTCCTGCACTTGCCACTGCTGTAAAGCGGTTGCTCCCAGACAAGATGGTTTTCACCTATCAGGGCGATGGCGATCTGGCTGCTATTGGTACGGCAGAGACCATTCATGCAGCCAACCGCGGCGAGAATATCGCTATTATTTTTATCAATAACGGTATATATGGTATGACCGGCGGACAAATGGCTCCCACAACGTTAAACAATATGGTTACATCAACCAGTCCCGAAGGACGTAATGTAGAGACTATGGGTGGCCCGCTTAAGATTCTTGATATGCTTGCTCTGCTTGACGGTGTCTGCCTCGCTACCCGTGTAAGTGTACATACGGCTGCTGCTGTAAAAAAGACCAGGCGTATGGTTAAACTGGCTTTTGAAAATTCCATGGCAGGAAAAGGTACCTCCATAGTGGAAGTTGTATCAACTTGCAATGCCGGATGGAAAATGACACCCGAAGCTGCAAATAACTGGATGGTGGAAAATATGTTTCCGGTATATCCGATCGGGGATCTGAAAAATATATAA
- a CDS encoding 2-oxoacid:acceptor oxidoreductase family protein: MLQEIVISGFGGQGVLSMGKILAYSGIMENKEVSWFPAYGPEQRGGTANVTVIISDEPISSPVVNRYDIAIVLNQPSLDKFEEKVKPGGVIIYDGYGIHKKVGRKDINVYRINAMDESMKMDNTKVFNMIVLGGLLKISPMVELENVMKGLKESLPERHHKLLPMNEEAIIRGMELVQLEQKAE, encoded by the coding sequence ATGTTACAAGAGATAGTAATTTCAGGTTTTGGAGGCCAGGGAGTGCTCTCCATGGGTAAAATTCTTGCTTATTCCGGTATTATGGAAAACAAGGAGGTATCGTGGTTCCCGGCTTACGGACCCGAACAGCGTGGTGGTACTGCTAATGTTACAGTGATCATTTCAGATGAACCAATTAGCTCGCCTGTTGTTAATAGATATGACATTGCTATTGTATTGAATCAGCCTTCCCTCGATAAATTTGAGGAGAAAGTAAAACCCGGAGGAGTGATAATATACGATGGGTATGGAATTCATAAAAAGGTTGGACGGAAAGATATCAATGTGTACCGCATTAACGCCATGGATGAGTCTATGAAAATGGACAATACAAAGGTATTCAACATGATTGTGCTGGGTGGGCTGCTCAAGATATCACCCATGGTGGAGCTTGAAAATGTGATGAAAGGACTTAAAGAGTCGCTCCCGGAGCGGCACCATAAGCTTTTACCAATGAACGAAGAAGCCATTATAAGGGGAATGGAGTTAGTTCAATTGGAGCAAAAAGCGGAGTAA